In the Desulfatiglans anilini DSM 4660 genome, one interval contains:
- the surE gene encoding 5'/3'-nucleotidase SurE yields the protein MNGPRLHVLLTNDDGIHAPGLYALHESLKRDFDLTIVAPEVEMSAVGHAITLSTPLRVRRIRKARRFYGYAVNGTPADCVKIAIQELLERPPDVVLSGINLGANVGVNVLYSGTVSAATEGAFLGVPSAAFSLATLRNPDYRFAARFSRRVIGFLRGAELRVGTALNVNIPAVPEAQIRGVVLTRQGVSRFIERFEKRTDPRGHTYYWLTGETPVESGNPDTDGMALKNNYITITPIQYDLTCHSELERLKSTGPQPFEKWQGTCAE from the coding sequence ATGAACGGTCCGCGTCTTCACGTCCTATTGACGAATGATGACGGGATTCACGCCCCGGGCCTCTACGCCCTGCATGAATCGCTCAAGCGGGATTTCGACCTGACCATCGTCGCTCCGGAGGTCGAGATGAGCGCTGTAGGGCATGCCATAACCCTGTCAACGCCGCTCCGGGTCCGGCGTATCCGCAAGGCACGGCGCTTTTATGGCTACGCGGTGAACGGCACGCCTGCCGATTGCGTCAAGATTGCCATTCAGGAGTTGTTGGAACGTCCTCCGGATGTGGTCCTTTCGGGAATCAATCTCGGCGCCAACGTTGGGGTCAACGTCCTCTATTCCGGGACGGTTTCAGCTGCGACCGAAGGGGCTTTCCTTGGTGTGCCGTCGGCCGCTTTTTCCCTGGCGACGCTCAGAAATCCGGATTATCGGTTTGCGGCGAGATTCAGCCGGCGGGTCATCGGGTTTCTTCGAGGTGCGGAGCTGCGTGTCGGGACAGCGCTCAACGTCAATATACCGGCTGTTCCCGAGGCGCAAATCAGAGGAGTGGTTTTGACTCGGCAGGGGGTTTCGAGGTTCATCGAGCGTTTCGAAAAACGAACCGATCCACGGGGGCATACATATTACTGGCTGACGGGCGAAACGCCGGTAGAGAGCGGGAATCCCGATACGGATGGCATGGCGTTGAAGAACAACTACATTACCATTACCCCGATCCAGTACGACCTGACCTGCCACAGCGAGCTTGAAAGACTGAAAAGCACAGGCCCCCAGCCGTTTGAGAAGTGGCAGGGAACCTGTGCCGAGTAG
- the acsC gene encoding acetyl-CoA decarbonylase/synthase complex subunit gamma, giving the protein MGLTGIQIFKLLPKTNCGECGVPTCLAFAMNLASGKAELDACPYVSDEAREQLAEASAPPIRPVAIGAGVRAFKTGGETVMFRHEKTFYNPTALAALVPSDIDAAALDTKLKAWNALQYERVGLNLRPELVALKDVNGDAGAFAAAAKKIAEESEFNLILMTEKEDVMKAGVDACGFKKPLLYAATAENADAMGALAKEKSLPLAVKAENVDGLISLTNKLTGMGLKDLVLDSGARESKQVLQDQVAIRRAALKAGNRSLGFPTIAFPCEMAGNLHMETLFGALLIAKYAGIVVLSDFTGASLFPLLLERLNIYTDPQRPMTVTQGIYEIGSPDENSPVLITTNFSLTYFIVSGEIEGSRVPSWLLIMDTEGLSVMTAWAAGKFSGDAVGMFVKKCGIADKVKHKKIIIPGYAASISGDMEEELPGWEILIGPRDASLIPKFLKEMAK; this is encoded by the coding sequence ATGGGATTAACTGGAATTCAGATATTCAAGTTGTTGCCGAAGACCAATTGTGGAGAATGCGGGGTCCCTACATGCCTTGCCTTTGCCATGAATCTGGCCTCAGGCAAGGCGGAACTGGACGCCTGCCCTTACGTGTCCGATGAGGCGCGAGAGCAGTTGGCCGAGGCCTCCGCACCTCCGATTCGGCCGGTGGCGATCGGCGCCGGCGTTCGTGCCTTCAAGACGGGCGGCGAGACCGTTATGTTCAGGCACGAAAAAACCTTTTATAATCCAACCGCCCTTGCCGCGCTGGTTCCGTCCGATATCGATGCCGCCGCGCTGGATACCAAGCTCAAGGCCTGGAATGCCCTCCAGTATGAACGTGTTGGTTTGAACCTCAGACCCGAACTGGTGGCCCTGAAGGACGTGAACGGCGATGCCGGCGCCTTCGCGGCTGCAGCAAAGAAGATCGCCGAAGAAAGCGAGTTCAACCTCATCCTCATGACGGAAAAAGAGGATGTCATGAAGGCCGGCGTTGATGCCTGCGGCTTCAAGAAGCCCCTTCTCTATGCCGCCACAGCTGAGAACGCAGACGCCATGGGGGCTCTTGCGAAGGAAAAGAGCCTTCCGTTGGCTGTCAAGGCCGAGAATGTAGACGGCCTGATCAGCCTGACCAACAAACTGACTGGCATGGGCCTGAAGGACCTGGTTCTCGATTCCGGTGCACGGGAATCCAAACAGGTTTTGCAGGACCAGGTGGCGATCCGGAGGGCTGCGCTCAAGGCCGGGAACCGGTCGCTTGGTTTTCCGACGATCGCTTTTCCCTGTGAGATGGCCGGCAATCTCCATATGGAGACCCTGTTCGGTGCGCTTTTGATCGCCAAGTATGCGGGCATCGTCGTGCTTTCGGACTTCACGGGCGCGAGCCTCTTCCCGCTGCTGCTCGAGCGCCTCAATATCTATACCGACCCGCAGCGGCCGATGACGGTTACCCAGGGGATCTACGAGATTGGTTCGCCCGATGAGAACTCTCCAGTTCTGATCACGACCAATTTTTCGCTGACGTACTTTATTGTCAGCGGCGAGATCGAAGGAAGCCGGGTTCCCAGCTGGCTGCTGATTATGGATACCGAAGGCTTGTCCGTCATGACCGCTTGGGCTGCAGGCAAATTCTCCGGGGATGCCGTGGGGATGTTCGTCAAGAAGTGCGGTATTGCGGACAAGGTGAAACACAAGAAGATCATCATTCCAGGTTATGCGGCTTCCATCAGCGGGGATATGGAAGAAGAGCTGCCCGGCTGGGAGATTCTGATTGGACCCCGGGACGCTTCCCTGATTCCTAAGTTCCTGAAGGAAATGGCTAAGTAA
- a CDS encoding Fe-S-containing hydro-lyase: MDRSIHLKTPLTASDVAALRAGDRVILSGVLYTARDAAHRRLIDLIEAKEPLPIPLTGQVLYYVGPSPAPPGRPIGAAGPTTSYRMDPYTPQLLEKGLKGIIGKGKRSEAVKQALMTYGAVYFAAIGGAGALMSQSIRKATVVAYHDLGPEAIRELYVEGMPLVVVNDTEGNDLYEEGRKAYRIA, encoded by the coding sequence ATGGATCGATCCATCCATCTCAAAACTCCCCTGACAGCCTCCGATGTCGCTGCCCTTCGGGCGGGTGACCGGGTCATCCTGAGCGGTGTTCTCTACACGGCAAGAGACGCAGCCCACAGACGCCTGATCGACTTGATCGAAGCGAAAGAACCCCTTCCCATTCCATTGACAGGCCAGGTGCTCTATTATGTTGGGCCTTCGCCGGCACCCCCGGGGCGTCCTATCGGGGCGGCCGGCCCTACCACAAGTTACCGGATGGACCCCTACACACCACAGCTCCTGGAAAAAGGTTTGAAAGGCATCATTGGAAAGGGAAAACGGTCAGAGGCCGTCAAACAGGCCCTGATGACCTATGGCGCTGTCTATTTTGCAGCGATCGGCGGGGCGGGAGCGCTGATGTCCCAATCTATCCGCAAGGCGACCGTCGTTGCTTATCACGACCTCGGCCCGGAGGCCATTCGTGAACTGTACGTGGAAGGAATGCCTTTGGTCGTAGTGAACGATACGGAGGGAAACGATCTTTACGAAGAAGGCCGCAAGGCTTATCGCATTGCCTGA
- a CDS encoding Mrp/NBP35 family ATP-binding protein: MSNDDKPSTPADFERLEQDRLIGENLRKIGRKILVMSGKGGVGKSTVAAYLALRLSARGHRVGLLDVDLHGPSIPHLMDLQGGFEMEGEGVVRPCAFSENLRVASLEMLVGDRDAAVIWRGPLKISAIRQFISDITWGELDFLIADSPPGTGDEPLTVAQTIPEAEALVVTTPQEISLADVRKSINFCRQVGMKILGVVENMSGFNCPHCGKKINLFGEGGGERLSKTMKVPLLGQIPIEPKMVELADNGKLDALLAMDELEVNHAYDRLIDAVLKGNA, from the coding sequence TTGAGCAACGATGATAAACCAAGCACCCCTGCTGATTTCGAACGGTTGGAGCAGGACCGGTTGATCGGGGAGAACCTGCGAAAAATCGGCAGAAAGATCCTCGTGATGAGCGGCAAGGGGGGCGTAGGAAAAAGTACGGTCGCCGCCTATCTGGCCCTCCGCCTGAGTGCCCGGGGGCATCGCGTCGGCCTTTTGGACGTAGATCTCCACGGGCCGAGCATCCCTCACTTGATGGACCTACAGGGGGGATTTGAAATGGAGGGCGAGGGTGTCGTCCGACCTTGCGCCTTCTCTGAAAATCTGCGGGTGGCGTCTCTGGAGATGTTAGTGGGGGATCGGGACGCGGCGGTCATCTGGCGCGGTCCGCTCAAAATCAGCGCTATACGGCAGTTCATATCGGATATTACCTGGGGGGAGCTGGATTTTCTGATTGCCGACTCTCCGCCGGGCACCGGTGACGAACCGCTCACGGTCGCGCAGACGATTCCGGAGGCCGAGGCGCTCGTTGTGACTACACCCCAGGAGATCAGCTTGGCGGATGTGCGAAAATCGATTAATTTCTGCCGTCAGGTTGGGATGAAGATCCTTGGTGTCGTCGAAAATATGAGCGGCTTCAATTGCCCGCATTGTGGAAAAAAGATCAATCTTTTCGGAGAGGGCGGAGGCGAGCGACTGAGCAAGACGATGAAGGTGCCTCTTCTCGGTCAGATCCCCATCGAGCCGAAGATGGTTGAGCTGGCCGATAACGGGAAGTTGGATGCGCTCCTTGCCATGGATGAATTGGAAGTCAACCACGCCTATGATCGGCTGATAGACGCCGTTTTAAAAGGAAATGCCTGA
- a CDS encoding NifB/NifX family molybdenum-iron cluster-binding protein, whose translation MKIAVSARGRDLDADVDPRFGRASYILIVDSDTWEVEVLDNSENLNALKGAGIQAAANIGGKGVDVLLTGHCGPNAFKALKAGHVLVANNAEAEGTVRKAVQAYLDGRLPVADEADVEGQW comes from the coding sequence ATGAAAATTGCTGTGAGTGCGAGAGGAAGGGATCTGGATGCCGATGTGGATCCCAGGTTCGGGCGGGCGTCCTACATCCTGATCGTGGATTCCGATACATGGGAAGTCGAGGTGCTGGACAACAGCGAAAACCTGAACGCCCTGAAAGGGGCCGGTATCCAGGCCGCCGCAAACATCGGCGGGAAGGGCGTGGATGTCCTGCTGACCGGGCACTGCGGTCCGAACGCCTTCAAGGCACTCAAGGCCGGGCACGTCCTTGTAGCCAACAACGCAGAGGCCGAGGGTACGGTCAGAAAAGCTGTTCAGGCTTATCTGGATGGGCGTTTGCCTGTGGCGGACGAAGCGGATGTCGAAGGTCAATGGTAA
- a CDS encoding iron-sulfur cluster assembly scaffold protein produces MENKTLTDDVYKMLSESGYSDKAIEYFRTQANMGILEEADQVTDLTGPCGDSMKLTLKIEEGVIRDAKIQILGCPGAVASGCALTGLAKGKRLDEAAKLDLDTLYKELEKLPDQKVHCARLALKTLQKAIKEYEEKAVETGAVG; encoded by the coding sequence ATGGAAAACAAGACACTGACAGATGATGTCTACAAAATGCTTTCGGAATCCGGTTATTCCGACAAGGCTATTGAATATTTCAGAACTCAGGCCAATATGGGCATTTTGGAAGAGGCCGACCAGGTGACGGACCTGACGGGACCTTGCGGCGATTCGATGAAGCTTACCCTCAAAATCGAGGAGGGTGTGATTCGAGATGCCAAGATACAGATCCTTGGCTGCCCCGGGGCTGTTGCATCGGGATGCGCCTTGACCGGTTTGGCGAAAGGAAAGCGATTGGATGAGGCTGCAAAGCTGGACCTCGACACGCTTTACAAGGAATTGGAAAAGCTTCCGGATCAAAAGGTGCATTGTGCGCGACTGGCTTTGAAAACGCTGCAGAAAGCCATCAAAGAGTATGAGGAAAAGGCCGTCGAAACGGGCGCAGTCGGCTGA
- a CDS encoding dihydropteroate synthase: MLLIGENLNVINRQIGKAFKEKDPRPIVEEAMRQKEKGMDWIDINLGPARKGGPELMEFVVKTVQDAIGDSPPLCLDTSNVEAMEAGLAAHKGKAIINSIMCRAERYEKMIPLAVKYKANMIALMWGPDGLPRDENERAALAVELIYAANEAGVPNEDIFVDGIVTPVNIQQPQLMSLLAFQEMLQDIAPGCKSTCGLSNVSNGPPDHLRPILNQTYMVMLERKGMYSCIADAYDDGLVAIARGKRPDIVEVIHKVMDEENIDMNSLSKELQDYVKTARVILGHSLYSDSWLEI; encoded by the coding sequence ATGTTATTGATTGGAGAAAACCTGAACGTCATCAACCGCCAGATCGGGAAAGCCTTCAAGGAAAAAGACCCGCGTCCGATCGTCGAGGAAGCGATGCGGCAGAAGGAAAAAGGCATGGACTGGATCGATATCAATCTGGGTCCTGCCAGGAAAGGTGGCCCCGAACTGATGGAGTTTGTTGTCAAGACAGTTCAGGACGCCATTGGAGACAGCCCTCCCCTGTGTCTGGACACGTCCAACGTCGAGGCTATGGAAGCCGGATTGGCGGCGCACAAAGGCAAGGCGATCATCAATTCCATCATGTGCCGGGCCGAGCGTTACGAGAAGATGATTCCTCTGGCCGTTAAATACAAGGCTAACATGATCGCCTTGATGTGGGGGCCTGATGGGTTGCCTCGGGATGAGAACGAGCGGGCCGCTCTAGCAGTCGAATTGATCTATGCCGCCAACGAGGCTGGTGTGCCGAACGAAGATATTTTTGTGGATGGCATTGTGACGCCCGTCAACATCCAGCAGCCTCAGTTGATGAGCCTTTTGGCCTTCCAGGAAATGCTTCAGGATATCGCTCCGGGATGCAAGTCGACTTGTGGGCTTTCGAATGTTTCCAACGGGCCGCCGGATCACCTGCGGCCGATCCTGAACCAGACTTATATGGTTATGCTCGAGCGGAAAGGCATGTACTCCTGTATCGCCGATGCATACGATGACGGTCTGGTCGCGATCGCCCGTGGAAAGCGCCCTGATATCGTGGAAGTCATCCACAAGGTCATGGACGAGGAAAACATTGACATGAACAGCCTCTCGAAAGAGCTTCAGGATTACGTGAAGACTGCGAGAGTCATTCTGGGTCACTCGCTGTATTCTGATTCTTGGCTTGAGATCTAG
- the nifJ gene encoding pyruvate:ferredoxin (flavodoxin) oxidoreductase has protein sequence MTVTKKTVEGNEAAAHVAYAMSDVAAIYPITPSSTMGEYCDEWAAHGRKNIFGQVLKVVEMQSEAGAAGAVHGALSAGALATTFTASQGLLLMVPNMYKIAGELMPGVFHVSARAVATHALSIFGDHSDINAVKQTGFALLSSSSVQGVMDLALIAHLASIRSSVPFLHFFDGFRTSMEIQKIDVINYADMAKLVDWDAIEEFRRGAMNPEYPQLRGTAQNPDIFFQNREACNPFYQQVPYIVQEEMDKVADITGRHFHLFDYIGDPEADRIIVAMASSCDVIEQTVNYMNKLGERVGLVKVRLYLPFSREHFLRTVPATVNRIAVLDRTKSPGAIGEPLYQDICTAFWAESKRPLVVGGRYGLGSKEFTPTMVKAVFDNLKGHTPKNHFTVGIKDDVSHTSLPLEEYVDTAPEGTVRCKFWGLGADGTVGANKNAIKIIGENTDLYAQAYFAYDAKKSGGITVSHLRFSPERIRSPYQLTKADFIACHNPGFVKQYDLLEGIGDGGSFLLNSPWSAEEMETQLPNDMKRTIARKKLDFYNIDAVKIASELGLGGRINMIMQAAFFKIANVIPPEEALGYIKDAVKKTYGKKGEKVVQMNIDAVDKAIGALQKIDVPASWANAGQEHYEKRDEPEFVEKIMRPMLAQQGDRLPVSALPPDGVFPTATTQYEKRGIAILVPEWQPENCIQCNQCSFVCPHAVIRPLLARPEDLEDAPEHFVTVEAKGKELKGYRYRIQISPLDCTGCGNCAQVCPAKKKALVMKPLETQREQEVRNHAFADDLPNPGELMPATSVKGSQFRKPLFEFSGACAGCGETPYLKLVTQLFGDRMMIANATGCSSIYGGSAPSCPYTVNEEGHGPAWANSLFEDNAEYGFGMELGVSQRREKLADIVREAVSRDINPDLKESLKNWLENMNDGDQSKQYGRAVIEGIERAMLDSEEEFDPILLEILERRDYLTKKSIWIIGGDGWAYDIGYGGLDHVVAMGHDVNLLVLDTEVYSNTGGQSSKATPTAAVAKFAAGGKPLRKKDLGRMVMTYGYVYVASVAMGANKNQLLKAVLEAESYQGPSLIIAYSPCINHGINMGLSQEEEKKAVETGYWPLYRFDPRLKEEGKNPFILDSKDPEGDFKAFLMGEVRYSSLMRTFPENAEKLFEKAEEDMRDRYEALKKMAAEVCS, from the coding sequence ATGACTGTGACAAAAAAGACTGTTGAAGGAAACGAAGCCGCGGCTCATGTGGCCTACGCTATGAGCGATGTGGCGGCCATTTACCCCATAACCCCTTCGAGCACCATGGGGGAGTACTGTGATGAATGGGCCGCGCACGGGCGCAAGAACATCTTCGGCCAAGTGCTCAAGGTCGTGGAGATGCAGTCGGAAGCCGGCGCCGCCGGCGCCGTTCACGGTGCACTCTCGGCCGGGGCGCTGGCCACGACGTTCACCGCCTCTCAAGGCCTGCTCTTGATGGTCCCCAACATGTACAAGATCGCAGGGGAACTCATGCCCGGCGTCTTTCACGTGTCCGCCCGCGCCGTGGCCACCCATGCCCTGTCCATTTTCGGTGATCATTCGGACATCAACGCCGTCAAACAGACGGGTTTCGCGCTCCTCTCGTCGTCGTCCGTGCAGGGGGTCATGGATCTGGCCCTTATAGCCCATTTGGCCTCGATCCGTTCGAGTGTGCCTTTTCTCCATTTCTTCGACGGCTTCAGGACCTCCATGGAGATCCAGAAGATCGATGTCATCAATTACGCTGACATGGCGAAACTCGTGGACTGGGATGCCATCGAGGAGTTCCGCCGCGGCGCCATGAACCCGGAATACCCCCAGTTGAGAGGGACCGCCCAAAACCCGGATATCTTCTTTCAAAACCGCGAAGCGTGCAATCCCTTCTACCAGCAGGTCCCCTATATCGTCCAGGAAGAGATGGACAAGGTCGCGGACATCACCGGCCGGCATTTCCATCTTTTCGATTACATCGGCGACCCGGAAGCCGACCGGATCATCGTGGCCATGGCCTCGAGCTGCGATGTGATCGAGCAGACGGTCAACTACATGAACAAGCTCGGTGAGCGCGTCGGGCTGGTGAAGGTCCGGCTCTATCTGCCCTTTTCGAGGGAGCATTTCCTGAGGACCGTTCCCGCCACCGTCAACCGGATCGCCGTTCTAGACCGGACGAAATCCCCCGGTGCAATCGGCGAACCTTTGTACCAGGATATCTGCACCGCTTTCTGGGCCGAGAGCAAACGTCCGCTCGTCGTCGGAGGACGCTATGGCCTCGGGAGCAAGGAATTTACTCCCACCATGGTCAAGGCCGTTTTCGACAACCTGAAAGGTCACACCCCCAAGAACCATTTCACGGTGGGCATCAAGGACGACGTCAGCCATACGTCCCTGCCTCTGGAGGAATACGTGGATACCGCTCCCGAGGGGACGGTCCGATGCAAATTCTGGGGTCTGGGCGCTGACGGGACGGTCGGGGCCAACAAGAATGCCATCAAGATCATCGGGGAGAACACGGATCTCTACGCCCAGGCCTATTTCGCCTACGATGCGAAGAAGTCCGGCGGGATCACCGTGAGCCACCTGCGGTTTTCGCCTGAGCGCATCCGCTCTCCGTACCAGTTGACCAAGGCGGATTTCATCGCCTGCCACAACCCTGGTTTCGTCAAGCAGTACGATCTTCTCGAGGGCATCGGGGACGGCGGTTCGTTTCTGCTCAACTCCCCCTGGTCCGCCGAGGAGATGGAAACCCAGCTGCCGAATGACATGAAACGGACAATCGCGCGGAAGAAACTGGATTTTTACAATATCGACGCCGTCAAGATCGCTTCTGAGCTCGGGCTCGGCGGCAGGATCAATATGATCATGCAGGCGGCTTTCTTCAAGATAGCCAACGTCATCCCGCCGGAGGAGGCCTTGGGATACATCAAGGATGCGGTCAAGAAGACTTACGGCAAAAAAGGCGAAAAGGTCGTCCAGATGAACATCGATGCCGTCGACAAGGCGATCGGCGCCCTTCAGAAGATCGATGTTCCAGCATCTTGGGCCAACGCCGGTCAGGAACATTACGAGAAGCGGGATGAACCCGAATTCGTCGAGAAGATCATGCGGCCCATGCTGGCCCAGCAGGGCGACCGGCTGCCGGTGAGCGCCCTGCCGCCCGACGGCGTTTTTCCGACCGCTACGACGCAATACGAAAAAAGAGGCATCGCGATCCTTGTGCCCGAATGGCAACCGGAAAACTGCATCCAATGCAACCAGTGCTCCTTTGTCTGCCCTCATGCCGTCATCCGGCCCCTGCTCGCCCGTCCCGAAGACCTCGAGGACGCGCCAGAGCACTTCGTCACCGTCGAAGCCAAAGGTAAGGAGCTTAAGGGGTACCGCTACCGCATTCAGATCAGTCCGCTCGACTGCACGGGCTGCGGGAACTGTGCCCAGGTCTGTCCCGCCAAAAAGAAGGCCCTGGTCATGAAGCCGCTTGAAACACAAAGGGAGCAGGAGGTTCGGAATCACGCCTTCGCCGACGATCTGCCGAACCCGGGAGAACTCATGCCGGCTACATCCGTCAAAGGCAGCCAGTTCCGCAAACCTCTCTTCGAATTTTCGGGGGCCTGCGCGGGCTGCGGTGAAACCCCTTATCTCAAACTGGTCACCCAGCTGTTCGGCGACCGTATGATGATCGCCAACGCGACGGGCTGCTCCTCGATCTACGGGGGATCCGCCCCGAGCTGCCCCTACACGGTCAACGAGGAAGGCCACGGGCCTGCCTGGGCCAATTCCCTGTTCGAGGACAATGCCGAGTACGGTTTCGGTATGGAACTCGGCGTTTCGCAGCGCCGTGAAAAGCTGGCGGACATTGTCCGGGAGGCCGTAAGCCGCGATATCAACCCTGATTTGAAGGAATCTTTGAAGAACTGGCTGGAAAATATGAATGACGGTGACCAATCCAAGCAGTACGGCCGCGCCGTCATCGAAGGGATCGAGCGCGCCATGCTCGATTCGGAGGAGGAATTCGATCCGATCCTGTTGGAGATCCTGGAGCGCCGCGACTATCTCACCAAGAAATCCATCTGGATCATCGGCGGGGACGGATGGGCCTATGATATCGGCTACGGTGGCCTGGATCACGTCGTCGCCATGGGTCACGATGTCAACCTTCTCGTTCTCGACACCGAGGTCTATTCCAACACGGGCGGGCAGTCTTCGAAGGCGACGCCCACCGCCGCCGTCGCCAAATTCGCCGCCGGGGGAAAACCCTTACGCAAAAAAGACCTCGGCCGGATGGTCATGACCTATGGCTATGTCTATGTGGCTTCGGTCGCTATGGGCGCCAACAAGAACCAACTGCTCAAGGCCGTGCTCGAGGCCGAATCCTACCAGGGCCCCTCGCTCATCATCGCCTATTCTCCCTGCATCAACCACGGCATCAATATGGGACTGAGCCAGGAGGAAGAAAAGAAGGCCGTAGAAACCGGATACTGGCCCCTTTACCGGTTCGACCCCCGTCTGAAGGAGGAGGGCAAGAATCCCTTTATCCTAGATTCCAAGGATCCCGAAGGCGACTTCAAGGCGTTCCTGATGGGTGAGGTTCGTTATTCGAGCCTTATGCGGACATTCCCCGAAAACGCGGAAAAACTTTTCGAGAAGGCTGAAGAGGATATGAGGGACCGGTACGAGGCCCTCAAAAAGATGGCCGCCGAAGTCTGTTCTTAA
- a CDS encoding fumarate hydratase, with protein sequence MRHIEAQAVTEAVKAAVVKANYELGEDVIQSFEKARIDEESPVGREILERLIENARIARTERIPICQDTGLVVVFADVGQEVVVSNGGFAEAVEQGVRDGYEEGYLRKSVCHPFTRKNTGDNTPVIIHFNLVKGSGIRMWVVPKGGGSENMSRLFMLPPSAGWTGVKEKIVLTVEEAGPNPCPPTIVGVGIGGNFEQSALMAKRSLLRPLGEPNPDDELARMEQEVLEAINRTGVGPQGLGGRITSLAVHILMMPCHIASLPLAVNIQCHASRHLEVTL encoded by the coding sequence ATGCGCCACATCGAGGCACAGGCTGTCACTGAAGCAGTCAAGGCTGCGGTCGTCAAGGCCAATTATGAGCTCGGGGAAGACGTGATACAGTCGTTCGAAAAAGCGCGTATCGATGAAGAATCCCCGGTAGGCCGTGAAATCCTCGAACGGTTGATTGAAAACGCCCGGATCGCCCGCACCGAGCGGATCCCGATCTGCCAGGACACCGGCCTGGTTGTCGTGTTTGCAGACGTCGGGCAGGAAGTGGTCGTGTCGAACGGCGGTTTTGCAGAGGCCGTTGAACAGGGCGTCAGGGACGGGTACGAGGAGGGATACCTGCGGAAGAGCGTCTGCCATCCTTTTACGCGCAAGAATACCGGCGACAATACCCCGGTGATCATCCACTTCAATCTGGTGAAAGGTTCCGGGATTCGGATGTGGGTGGTGCCTAAGGGAGGCGGCAGTGAGAATATGAGTCGTCTGTTTATGCTACCGCCATCCGCCGGCTGGACCGGCGTGAAAGAAAAGATCGTCCTGACGGTTGAAGAGGCCGGCCCCAATCCTTGTCCCCCGACTATCGTGGGGGTAGGGATAGGCGGCAACTTCGAGCAAAGCGCACTTATGGCGAAGAGATCTCTTCTCCGCCCTCTGGGGGAACCCAACCCCGACGACGAGTTGGCCAGGATGGAGCAAGAGGTCCTGGAGGCCATCAACCGGACCGGCGTCGGGCCTCAAGGGCTTGGTGGACGGATCACTTCTCTGGCAGTGCACATCCTCATGATGCCTTGCCATATCGCGAGTCTGCCACTCGCCGTCAATATTCAATGCCACGCGAGCCGTCACCTGGAGGTCACCCTTTAA
- a CDS encoding NifB/NifX family molybdenum-iron cluster-binding protein, which produces MEKGRIAVPSMGSGGMDGQRSGHFGHCDVFTLIDVEEGRIKEVATVPNQSHVQGGCMVPVNLLAEHGVNALIVGGIGMRPLMGFRQMGIEVYYDVERPAIRPVVEDLIAGRLPLIGEDQVCGGGGGR; this is translated from the coding sequence ATGGAGAAAGGAAGAATTGCCGTTCCGTCAATGGGTTCCGGGGGAATGGATGGTCAGCGATCCGGACATTTCGGTCATTGCGATGTGTTCACGCTGATCGATGTCGAGGAGGGGCGGATTAAAGAAGTGGCCACCGTCCCCAATCAATCCCACGTGCAGGGTGGATGTATGGTCCCCGTCAACTTGCTGGCCGAGCATGGGGTGAATGCACTCATCGTCGGGGGGATAGGCATGCGCCCGCTGATGGGTTTCAGGCAGATGGGAATCGAGGTGTATTACGACGTGGAAAGACCTGCCATCAGGCCCGTAGTTGAGGATCTGATCGCCGGCCGGCTGCCTCTCATCGGTGAGGATCAGGTGTGCGGCGGCGGCGGCGGCCGCTAG